The following DNA comes from Poecilia reticulata strain Guanapo linkage group LG16, Guppy_female_1.0+MT, whole genome shotgun sequence.
GATTTTCCATTGACCCCAAAAAGCTATGCGAGACCTTTGTATGTTTAAACTCTTACTTGCCTATAAAggattttttagtttttaaattgtgcagAAACACCATCCCCATTTCAGTGTAATTTTCTTTTGCTCTGTACCGCCATAGTGATATCCTGATTTTAGCTGTGCCCTTGCCAGTGGCCTAGTTCTACATTCACATCCCACAGGGCTTCCCCTATCTTTCACATTGGTTTAAGAGCATTCAGCAAATGCATGCTCTCATTAACCTTGTTTATCCCTTTAATATGCAAATGAGCTGTATTCAAAGAGGGTCTTGAGAACTTTAAAAACAGCTCATTGTCTTCCAGTCGATTTGGATTTGAGTGGCAATCCcacattgtaatttattttgtaggaTCATTAATGAAGGTCTTTTGCTTCTCTCTAACAGTAGAATCCATAGATATATGCCATCATGTCATAAGTTTCATAATCAAGAGTTCTAACAGCAGGTTACCATTGCTCACAATGAGATGGCCAGCTTTCCTTCAGCTAGCGCCCAGGTTAGCAACCAGAGCAGATTATCAAGCGGTGCATGCTTGTGTTACAGAGAGCCAAGCTGGTGTATGTGACCTACTTCATCAGTTCAGCTGCCTGCTTCCTCTCTCTACTCACACCAGCTTCCATCCATACTCCTAGTATCCCTTTATCTCTTCAGATCACTCCTCTCCCCCAGTGCACCCCCACCCATATGCTATCATGCCATCACATCCACATAGGTCCGTCCCTATGTTTGAAGCATCTGTGATGTAGCCTGGCCAATTTTTTCAAGCCTGTAGGTTAATTAGACATGCCCAGCTTATTTCTACCACCGATTTATGCCCGAAACCTGTGAATTGGAAAATCTGTGTACTTGCTCAGGTTGaacaaaaactgtgttttggGGGAACAAGTGGATGTAAAATTTAGAGTGTAGATGAATACAAACTTGAAAAAATataactactttttttttgttttgttttcacaggttCTTTTGGACAAGTTCCTCATCCCCaaagcagaggcagcagcagaggcagcagaggcagcagcagagagcagcgtattttatttgaaaatgaaaggaGACTACTTCCGCTACTTGGCTGAGGTGGCGACAGGAGACGAGAAGGACGGTACGCCTCTGCTCACTTCTGCTATATGCAACATTGCTGATGTGTCACAGTGAGACTTCTGTCATTCATAGCactccttttattttgaagttcttcacttttttctattttatatgacaaaaatgaaattgtAACGTATTGCACACCACATCCAATTGATGTCTCGGTGTGCCTAAATAGCAAGTGATTGTCATTTGTTCTCTTTTAAGcagtttaattttcatttgttcagtggCTGTGACTTCCTGTTCTTTGGTCTCATAGAAGACGGGCTTCAGCGCTAAGACTGAAATAGTGTTAAAAAACAATCTAGTTCACTTTTGTCACCATAATgacctttcttttcttcttttatttaactaaaCCCATCTAAAACAGTTCCCAGGGTAAACAATACTACAGTTTGTTTACCCTGGTGATGATGTCTTACAATTACTGTATTTAAGGTGTTTTAAGACTTTCTGGTGCACCTTTATTGATATTCTGCAACACACAACTGTTTTTAGTTCAAACTGCATCATGGAACGAAGCATCAAAGCAGTGGGTTTATAGACAGGAAGTCAAAGCACTTTACATTACAGAAGCAACACATCACTTAGAAATGGATCTGTTCTGGGTAATTCATGAAAGGTTCATACAGTATTAGACTAAAAagtaaatgagtaaaataaacagCCGAACATGGCACTGTGCAATACACACTAACAGCTACTTTGTTGCAGCATGTGCAATCCTGTTTGCTAAAACTTGCAGCCTTTAATTTAAATGATGTATGTAAAAAACCTGATTCTCGTatgtgtttaaaacagaaaagatagGATGAACCCTCCAAATCTTCTCCAGTGTTTGCtacagaacttttttttgtttgctttatattCCTTTATACTAACATGTCTTATGTGAGACGtctaactgaagtcctacaaggggtgcgggttttaatgtttttcttttttaaccttttttctttaaaaaaaaaaaaattctgtttattcactgtcacatgctgtttttattttaattgtgtaaagcactttgaaatgccttgctgctgaaatgtgctatacaaataaaatttgattgattgattataaattactaaataaatgtcacaccGTTATATATAGGATAGTATTAGAGGCAGTGtttgaaagctttaaaaattgCCTCTGAAAATAAGTCAATATAATTGAGTTTAAACTCGATGAGTAGAACTTAAGCTCAGTATACCCAAATTAGTGTATGTCTAATTATCCTATTGCATTATAGAATGCTTAAAATTAGGTCCTGTGCTGAGATGATTCTGTTTTCTCataatgttttttgtcattatttcagGCATCATCAAAGATTCACAGAAGGCTTACCAAAAGGCCTTTGACATCAGCAAAGCAAAGATGCAGCCGACTCACCCGATACGCCTCGGACTAGCCCTTAATTTCTCGGTGTTCTTCTACGAGATCCTCAACTCCCCTGAAGAGGCTTGCAAGCTAGCCAAGCAGGTAATTCAATACTCAAGATTGCAGACGCTTTGTATTCAATGGGATTTATTGCAGCTcaccaacaaacacacacttatcctttcattttcaaatgtgatGGAGTGGAACCCAGACATCCCTCTCTCTAGAAATATTCTTCAGCTTTTTCTTGAGGCATCTCAAATTGTTCCCAGGAACATAAAGTTTATACATGTTCCCTACAGTGAGGTCTGGGTGACTGATGAATGGATGGACCTTCTGAATAGGCAGACTTGAAAGACAAATCACATCTTCTTATCATACCTTTAAAAATTGACTTTATTTCCTCCAGGCTTTCGACGATGCCATCGCGGAGCTTGACACACTGAGTGAAGAATCGTACAAAGACAGTACACTAATCATGCAGCTATTGAGAGACAACTTGACAgtaagtttccctttttttattttttttattttgtgtaatcaAATTTTTTATGCATTGGAGAAAATTGGATGAGCAAAGCAAAGAGTTAAGCGATTCAAAAGTTTGATCACCGTCTCCTTCCTCAGCTTTGGACTTCTGACAACACAGTCGAGGGAGAGGAATCAGAGGAGCCCAAAGAATGAGCCTCACCCTCAAAGTCATCCCCGTCTGCCTGACATCATCCAAAGTCCTCTTTATTGTGATCAGCACTCGACCACCTCATCCATGACATCCAGTTTGATCCTTTGTTTCTCTATCTAGATCATCCCTCTCTTTGGTTTGCCGTTTGTTCTGCAGTAAGTGCAGATAAACAGGTTGGGGCTTTAAAGTGTGATGGGAGGGTTCATGCATGTTTTGGGGTTGGGTTCCCTGCTGACCTTGTTCCAGGGTCTAAGCATTTTTGGGGGTTTTCCAGTCATGAGACGTGCAGCAAGCAGttttaaaagccacaaaaaaagaattactGCGTGTGTCCTAAATATAAAAGGTGCTGTTTGTACGCAGCCACATCTTTTGATGATCAATTAGTGGTTGCTCAATACCAACCTGTCCGCTTGTACCTGACTTGGCAGAAGGAGGAATTATAGCAAAGGCAGACACAATGATGACATAGTGGGGGAGAGCCGGTGATGAAGGGCCATATTTTTACACAGGTTACATTCCATAAACTTATCAACCTtctactgtcttttttttttttttcttttgttggggGGGGGGCTGCTTTTGTATGTCTATGTATCCATTACGAGGtatagaaaattaaaagaacaagAGCACAAGCTTGTACTGTTCCTGTTTTTGTATGAGCACCTCAGTAAGTATAAAAACAATCCCACTTTTTAtataatgaaaagtttttgaaaataagtttcttttttttttttccagttcttgCATAAAGTTGGTCAAAGGGTAGTCTGGAGAAGTAAACGGTTGTTGGCGGGTTAGCTTTGTCTGTCTTTGGAGTTTTCATACTAAACACTTGAGCGTAACTGTTATTTGGGGGTAATGCATAATttcatttaagtaaaaataaacaatttaaaaggttCAACTTGTCCTTTGTTTTCCTTACTTAAATGTATAGTAATCTTCAGTGTTCTGCCATGACTCATGACATGTTTCAGAGTCGTCTGCCAGCTCAGCATTTAAGCATGGTCACCTAAAAGTTCAGTTTGGCTAAACATAGTAATCTGGATAAggttttaagattttaatctCTTGTAGAAAACAGGACATGCATTTACACTTTTTAATTACCTTGTTTTAAATAAGCCATActgtaaatgtttagttttgatttaataaCATGTTGCTAAAATGTAGCAAGCTAATCctgtcctttttgttttttggggggtttttttgcttttggttccCTTCCAGACGTTAACAGTTGAAATGCATCAGACAATGGATGGAAAACTTTGCAATTTGTTGTCATGAAAAGGATCGTTTCCACTGTGGTTTGTTCCAAAAGGGAAAACCTCCATATTCTTTGCTGCCATGAATGGAGAGTCGGCTACCCATAAACTACCGTTTGGGTGCATCTTCCACTCCCACAGCTCTACTTGATCACAGGGCAGATCCAACACAGGAATGCTGAAGGCCTACTGTGTTGTATTACTATGACCTAATACTCAATTTAAGTAAGAAGGCGTATGTGTTCCTTTTTGGTAAATGTACTTATTATTTGGGATAATTTGAAATGTAAGGAATCTTCATTGTTGTAAACgtcaaaatggcaaaaaaacaattgtCCAATCAAGAAGTCGAAAACTGTTGGTGCGATTTAGCACCCCCTGCAGTCCTTATGATAGTATTACAGAGGTGCACTCCCTTGCGGGCTCTATAAACTCAGAAACGATCACAGGAAGTAAAATCTTTACAAGCGTTTTGTtcaatgcaataaataaaatacattaacttgGAAGAAACGGATGGCTCTGTTTAAGCAGCCCTATCAAGGTTCCTACATTTACATTCTACTTGAAATTGGAttaagtttttgttaaaacatgatTCAAATATGCACTATTAAGTGAACTGTTATGTGTTAAAATAGCAACCaaaagttttataaacttttatgCTAAAGAGCTTCATGCAGAGGCCAGAAGGGCTCTCAGACTGTGGGCTGAATCAGGCAAACCTAAACATGGTCCTGTATTTGACTACAAGAAGAGATCAAATGCTAACTTTAAATATGCTTTACGGTTTATTAAGAGgaatgaaaatgcatttaaatcGGAGTCATTAGCAAGAAAATTACAACTCAACAGTCCTTCtgaattttgaaaagaaataagaGTTCATCTAAAAGCATCCTTGCCAACAAACATTGATGGTGTAACTGGACCAgactaaattattaatttatggaagaaacatttttatgaactgtTTAATTGTAGTAAGAGTAATCCCTTTGTGATGGAAAACATAGATATGCATGAAGATGTTATTTCTTCACAAGAAGTTAGTGACATCGTTAAGaagttgaaaaataataagGCATATGGAGTGGACAAGATATCTACTGAGCACTTAAAATTTGTAAGTAGGAAAATTTTTTCCTTTGTTGGCTATTTGTTTCACTGGGTTTTTAATTCATGGCATTTTACCAAACTCTGTTATCTGTGATTTTATTGCCTATTGTAAAAGATGAGGCTGGCAAAATAAATAGCAAAGACAACTATTGGCCCATAGCTCTGGCCAGCACTTTATCAAAAGTTTTGGAGAAGGCTCTGTTAAGCAGAATTGAGACGTTTATAGCCACATCTGATAATCAGTTTGGGTTTAAACCAAAACTTGGCACTGATATGTGCATTTTTGCTCTCAAGGAAATTTTAGATTTGTACAAGAGACATAATACCACAATTTCTTATGTGTTTTACCGATGCATCAAAAGCATTTGATCATGTTAATCATGAAAAATTGTTTCATAAATTGCATGAGAGAGGAGTTCcgaaatatttattaataatattagtGTATTGATATGCTCACCAGAATATGTCTGTAAAATGGGGAAACTCTGTATCATCTTCTTTTTATGTGGGTAATGGTGTGCGACAAGGCAGCATATCCCCTGCCTTTTAAACCTGTATATGGATGATTTATCTAAGCTTCTGAATCAATGTAGGACTGGCTGTCGGGTTGGTAATCGAACCATCAACCACCTGATGTATGCTGATGATCTTGTGATATTCTGTCCATATAGTTCTGGTCTGCAGCAACTGTTAAGGGTTTGCTCTCAGTATGGGTTACAGCATGATATTAAATATAATGCAAAAAAGAGCAACATCATGATTGTCAAGAGCAAAGAAGACACTAAATGATCTTTTCCTGACTTCACCCTGTCTGGCAGCATCCTCTAGGTCACTGATGAGGTCAAATATTTGGGACATTACATCTCGGCTGATCTGTCTGATGATA
Coding sequences within:
- the LOC103478834 gene encoding 14-3-3 protein zeta/delta-like; this encodes MSESSQKELVQRAKLAEQAERYDDMAAAMKSVTEEGEELTNEERNLLSVAYKNVVGARRSSWRVVSSIEQKADASEARQAKVKEYREKIEGELKEICNDVLVLLDKFLIPKAEAAAEAAEAAAESSVFYLKMKGDYFRYLAEVATGDEKDGIIKDSQKAYQKAFDISKAKMQPTHPIRLGLALNFSVFFYEILNSPEEACKLAKQAFDDAIAELDTLSEESYKDSTLIMQLLRDNLTLWTSDNTVEGEESEEPKE